The Fibrobacter sp. UWB2 genome window below encodes:
- a CDS encoding M17 family metallopeptidase, whose amino-acid sequence MKTNIVTTASGKANAYALFYVKKSIQFSNVLSEEAEKQVESVLNGMEDGPFEDLEFLEIDNQPTIFVNAAKERGLSSLDHLRMAAFRLAKKASKRQVPVVSIMLADAAPEQFKSILHGLHYADYKFDAYKSKQKDAFQVTFELVAGEHAAEFKKIADVVAIENKAIVLAKNLINTSSSDLTPAEFVENANTIAKYTPGLSIKVRNMKQLEKEGFMGHVTVGKGSSHEPFMITLSYDGSKSSKKAAKNARTSADHLVFVGKGLTFDTGGLCLKPPKSMPEMISDMSGAATVLAAIQAIATLELPIKVSAVCCLAENAIGNKSVLPGDIFTAKNGKTVMVDNTDAEGRLVLSDGLAEAGLIGATHIVDLATLTGAMVRALGYAVAGFFSNDDDLALKVINCGEACCEKFWSMPLEEEYADALKDHFADLKNTGSDAGAIAAALFLQEFVPENTAWTHWDIAGTAFVSKSWKYTDFGATGFGVQTLIELARRMSGVVCEDAANKDTDGEYVAVEA is encoded by the coding sequence ATGAAAACAAATATAGTTACCACAGCTTCGGGCAAGGCCAATGCTTACGCCCTATTTTACGTCAAAAAATCGATCCAGTTTTCCAACGTGCTCTCGGAAGAAGCCGAAAAGCAAGTTGAATCCGTATTGAACGGCATGGAAGACGGTCCGTTCGAAGACCTTGAATTTTTGGAAATCGATAACCAGCCGACCATTTTTGTGAATGCAGCCAAAGAACGCGGTCTTTCGTCGCTCGACCACCTGCGCATGGCCGCATTCCGCCTCGCCAAGAAGGCTAGCAAGCGCCAGGTTCCGGTCGTATCCATCATGCTTGCAGACGCCGCACCGGAACAGTTCAAGAGCATTTTGCACGGGCTTCACTACGCCGACTACAAGTTCGATGCCTACAAGAGCAAGCAGAAAGACGCCTTCCAGGTCACGTTCGAACTCGTTGCAGGCGAACACGCCGCAGAATTCAAGAAGATTGCAGACGTTGTCGCCATTGAAAACAAGGCAATAGTCCTTGCCAAGAACTTGATTAATACAAGCTCCAGCGACCTCACGCCTGCTGAATTTGTCGAAAATGCAAACACCATTGCAAAGTACACTCCGGGTCTTTCGATTAAGGTGCGCAACATGAAGCAGCTCGAAAAGGAAGGCTTCATGGGACATGTGACTGTCGGCAAGGGCAGCTCGCACGAACCGTTCATGATCACGCTTAGCTACGATGGAAGCAAGAGCTCCAAGAAAGCAGCGAAAAATGCGCGCACTTCCGCCGACCACTTGGTATTTGTCGGTAAGGGCCTCACGTTTGATACGGGTGGTCTCTGCCTCAAGCCGCCTAAATCCATGCCCGAGATGATTAGCGATATGAGCGGTGCTGCAACAGTACTTGCCGCCATCCAGGCCATCGCCACGCTCGAGCTTCCGATTAAGGTGAGCGCCGTCTGCTGCCTCGCCGAAAATGCCATCGGCAACAAGTCTGTATTGCCGGGCGATATCTTTACCGCCAAGAACGGAAAGACGGTCATGGTCGATAACACCGATGCCGAAGGCCGCTTGGTGCTTTCGGACGGCCTTGCAGAAGCAGGCCTCATCGGAGCAACGCACATTGTCGACCTCGCGACGCTCACGGGAGCCATGGTTCGCGCTCTCGGTTACGCTGTTGCCGGGTTCTTCAGCAATGACGATGACCTCGCCTTGAAGGTCATCAACTGCGGTGAAGCATGCTGCGAAAAGTTCTGGAGCATGCCGCTCGAAGAAGAATACGCCGACGCTTTGAAGGATCATTTTGCAGACCTCAAGAACACAGGCAGCGACGCTGGTGCCATTGCCGCCGCTCTCTTCTTGCAGGAATTTGTCCCTGAAAACACGGCCTGGACGCACTGGGATATCGCAGGTACGGCATTTGTAAGCAAGTCCTGGAAATACACCGATTTCGGTGCCACCGGATTCGGCGTGCAAACGCTCATTGAACTTGCAAGACGCATGTCCGGCGTAGTTTGCGAAGATGCAGCAAACAAAGATACAGATGGCGAATATGTCGCTGTAGAAGCATAA
- a CDS encoding porin family protein — protein MNLKCTGILTALAVSAVMAQEAAPVEAAPVAPAPVAEEAPAQVAPVAEQAAPAEDKFTAVEQELAPENLFAEPAAVRGEDAARPVQKQTTRKFVYRPVYSPAEIENSSGNVKTIYVSQVSTADTIDMDQLRGLIPLKFTFGIQGFIGNEFLSGDNGRYEYDRYSGLTWSVGAFAIFPLDEYNMALKTGVLFEHDKVSNSYNDTYKETFGEYRVSFSQYRISVPLLLSLKSARSNLYFDVGVQPSFATSDIFRLKSYNSSSPEKSVSIKEDMMDNDYRSGIDWSIVFGFGIRANRYLGFDARFTWGISNQYDDYNAWPINNLSSKSVTVGATFYAF, from the coding sequence ATGAATCTGAAATGTACTGGAATTTTGACGGCTCTTGCCGTTTCTGCCGTGATGGCTCAGGAGGCGGCACCTGTTGAAGCGGCTCCCGTAGCTCCGGCTCCGGTTGCAGAAGAGGCTCCAGCCCAGGTGGCTCCTGTTGCTGAACAAGCTGCTCCGGCTGAAGACAAGTTTACCGCAGTCGAACAAGAACTTGCTCCTGAAAATCTCTTTGCTGAACCTGCCGCCGTTCGCGGTGAAGATGCGGCAAGGCCTGTCCAGAAACAGACTACCAGAAAGTTTGTCTATCGTCCTGTTTATTCTCCTGCTGAAATCGAAAATAGTAGTGGAAATGTCAAGACGATTTACGTTTCTCAAGTTTCTACTGCCGATACGATCGACATGGACCAGTTGCGTGGACTTATCCCGCTTAAGTTTACGTTCGGTATCCAGGGCTTTATCGGTAATGAATTCCTTTCGGGCGATAATGGCCGCTATGAATACGACCGCTATTCCGGCTTGACCTGGAGCGTTGGTGCTTTTGCCATTTTCCCGTTGGACGAATACAACATGGCGCTTAAGACTGGCGTGTTGTTTGAACACGACAAGGTAAGCAATAGCTATAACGATACATACAAAGAAACCTTTGGCGAATACCGCGTGTCGTTTAGCCAGTACCGCATTTCTGTTCCGCTTCTCCTTTCGTTGAAGAGCGCAAGATCGAACCTTTACTTTGATGTCGGTGTGCAGCCGTCTTTTGCGACTTCGGATATTTTTAGACTGAAATCGTACAATTCGTCTTCTCCCGAAAAGTCTGTAAGCATCAAGGAAGATATGATGGATAACGACTACCGTTCGGGAATCGACTGGTCGATAGTCTTTGGCTTTGGTATCCGTGCGAATCGTTACCTTGGTTTTGACGCCCGTTTCACTTGGGGTATCAGCAACCAGTATGATGATTACAATGCTTGGCCGATTAATAATCTATCTTCTAAGTCAGTCACTGTTGGTGCAACCTTCTACGCATTCTAG
- a CDS encoding calcium/sodium antiporter — MILAIVAIVVGLVLLVWSADRFVDGAVGVAQFFGMSTFLIGMLVVGFGTSAPEMVVSVLSALNGTPQLALGNAYGSNIANIALILGTTALIAPVIVKKQAVKRDIPILIATTVLTVVLVKDGNVSLFDGVVLLLAFVAITVFNISMELRDKRKRKNEATESEPAEKVSIVKAFAWLLVGLALLIASSRMLVWGAVYMAQALGVSDLLIGLTIVAVGTSLPELASSIAAARRGENDLAVGNVIGSNIFNTLVVVGIAAVITPIKAMDAEVLSRDLPIVSVLTLLLFFICIPFKKKNGKRVSGFGRIGGAFFLSLYIAYLVLLGIQSV; from the coding sequence ATGATTCTTGCAATTGTGGCCATTGTCGTTGGCCTTGTTCTACTGGTCTGGAGCGCAGACCGGTTTGTGGATGGGGCCGTTGGCGTGGCCCAGTTTTTTGGTATGAGCACATTCCTTATTGGAATGCTGGTCGTTGGTTTTGGAACTTCTGCGCCGGAGATGGTTGTCTCCGTCTTGTCTGCGTTGAACGGTACGCCCCAGCTTGCTTTGGGTAATGCATATGGTTCAAATATTGCAAATATTGCGCTAATCCTTGGCACAACGGCGTTGATTGCTCCGGTTATAGTCAAAAAACAGGCTGTAAAACGGGATATCCCGATTCTCATTGCGACAACGGTACTGACTGTTGTCTTGGTGAAGGACGGGAATGTTTCGCTTTTTGATGGCGTGGTTCTGTTGCTTGCCTTTGTTGCAATTACGGTGTTTAATATTTCGATGGAATTGCGCGATAAGCGCAAGCGAAAAAATGAAGCAACCGAATCTGAACCTGCCGAAAAAGTTTCGATTGTCAAGGCTTTTGCATGGCTACTTGTTGGGCTTGCTCTCTTGATTGCAAGTTCGCGAATGCTTGTGTGGGGCGCTGTTTACATGGCGCAGGCTCTTGGCGTGAGCGACTTGCTGATAGGGCTTACAATTGTTGCCGTGGGGACTTCGCTCCCGGAACTCGCAAGTTCGATTGCGGCGGCTCGCCGTGGCGAGAATGACTTGGCTGTCGGAAACGTTATCGGTTCCAATATTTTTAACACGCTTGTCGTGGTGGGTATTGCCGCTGTCATCACTCCAATCAAGGCGATGGATGCTGAAGTCCTGAGCCGTGATTTGCCGATTGTTTCGGTATTGACGCTTTTGCTTTTCTTTATCTGTATTCCGTTCAAGAAGAAGAATGGCAAGCGCGTGAGTGGCTTTGGACGAATCGGCGGTGCCTTTTTCTTGAGCCTTTATATCGCTTACTTGGTTCTGCTCGGGATTCAGAGCGTTTAA
- a CDS encoding PHP domain-containing protein, translating to MQKMFSTIITENGGYADLHMHTKLSDGTLSVDELLMLCKRKGLRCISITDHDNLDSYKLAEEPAKEIGLEIIPGIEISAVWQGKDIHILGYFCDPTNLALNMELEDFAKQRIARVKAIIKKLNALGIGITFEKVHSYCKGKIIGRPHIAMSLVDEEYISNFSEAFTKYLGDGCIAFVEKKGLNPQETIRLIENAGGIAVLAHPYKSGLSDQFIENMVEWGIQGMEVYSPAQKGAVGRKYKEMAQRFGLVGTGGSDFHTENGTYPPGCMKMPYTVVQALRERREKSRAEWF from the coding sequence ATGCAAAAGATGTTTTCGACAATCATCACCGAAAATGGCGGCTATGCAGACTTGCACATGCACACCAAGCTCTCCGACGGGACTCTCTCTGTCGACGAGTTGCTCATGCTCTGCAAGCGCAAGGGGCTCCGCTGCATTTCCATCACGGATCACGACAACCTCGATAGCTACAAGCTCGCCGAAGAACCGGCCAAGGAAATCGGTCTCGAAATCATCCCGGGAATCGAAATTTCTGCAGTATGGCAGGGCAAGGACATCCACATTCTAGGGTACTTCTGCGACCCAACGAACCTCGCCCTGAACATGGAACTCGAGGATTTCGCGAAGCAGCGCATCGCCCGCGTGAAGGCAATTATCAAAAAGCTGAATGCGCTCGGCATCGGCATCACATTCGAAAAAGTGCATTCTTACTGCAAGGGTAAAATCATCGGTCGCCCGCACATTGCGATGTCGCTCGTCGATGAAGAATACATCTCGAACTTCTCCGAAGCGTTCACGAAGTACCTCGGTGACGGTTGCATCGCTTTCGTCGAAAAGAAAGGCCTCAACCCGCAAGAAACCATCCGACTGATCGAAAATGCAGGCGGCATTGCAGTACTCGCCCACCCGTACAAGTCGGGCCTCAGCGACCAGTTCATCGAGAACATGGTGGAATGGGGCATCCAGGGCATGGAAGTCTACAGCCCGGCGCAAAAGGGTGCCGTTGGCCGCAAGTACAAGGAAATGGCTCAGCGCTTTGGCCTCGTAGGCACAGGCGGTTCCGACTTCCACACCGAAAACGGGACCTACCCCCCAGGTTGCATGAAAATGCCCTACACCGTTGTCCAGGCACTCCGAGAAAGGCGCGAAAAATCCCGCGCAGAATGGTTCTAA
- a CDS encoding viroplasmin family protein — protein sequence MPKQKFYAIKSENEKKIVTTWDECLKLTHGVKGVLFKSFGSREEAQAWLDGMEAPAPDGIRVFVDGSFSPGFGPAGWAFVVTEDDKELARGSGITAFDAESRNIDGEVMASFQAMKWLDAHDMKGVICHDYEGIARWAKGEWQAKSNIAKMYVAAAKPYLNRVQFEKVAAHTGVKWNELVDKLAKEAIAKARKK from the coding sequence ATGCCTAAACAGAAGTTCTATGCCATAAAAAGCGAAAATGAAAAGAAAATCGTAACCACGTGGGATGAATGCCTTAAACTCACTCACGGTGTTAAAGGTGTTTTGTTCAAATCCTTCGGTTCCCGCGAGGAGGCTCAGGCTTGGCTCGACGGAATGGAGGCTCCTGCGCCCGATGGGATCCGAGTATTTGTCGATGGTTCTTTTTCGCCGGGATTTGGCCCTGCTGGCTGGGCATTTGTTGTAACCGAAGACGACAAGGAACTTGCCCGCGGTTCGGGAATTACGGCATTCGATGCTGAAAGCCGTAATATCGATGGGGAAGTGATGGCTTCGTTCCAGGCAATGAAATGGCTAGATGCGCACGATATGAAGGGCGTCATTTGCCATGACTACGAGGGCATTGCACGCTGGGCTAAGGGCGAATGGCAAGCCAAGAGCAATATCGCCAAGATGTATGTGGCGGCTGCAAAACCTTATCTCAACCGAGTGCAGTTCGAAAAGGTCGCCGCCCATACTGGCGTCAAGTGGAATGAACTTGTAGATAAATTAGCAAAAGAAGCAATCGCAAAAGCGAGAAAGAAATAA
- a CDS encoding agmatine/peptidylarginine deiminase, translating to MSIAKVRYPAEWEKQSATWLAFPHNKTNWYGERGINIRKFYVELIRNITEFQPVNLLLPAKNFLTDEEKASLANRPFPVNFIVIKTNDIWIRDYGPFFMKKGDKKVVSETQFNAWGAKFPPWGLDNAIPQKIAEKQKLPLNESVPFIFEGGAIEVNGDGLGITTEDCLVGKNRNDEKDLKKVVKALCKAFGLKELLVLPHGLHGDHTDGHIDNVARFVEKDRVVMCMTDNKRSPNYAILTEAKQFIESWLKEHYETAKVDTLPLPPQRVLDDGQILPASYMNYIYVNGGLIFPKYKCANDAKAKKYFESVYPDRKVIGIDCRTVIEEGGSLHCMSKHESE from the coding sequence ATGAGTATTGCAAAAGTACGTTATCCGGCGGAATGGGAAAAGCAGAGCGCCACGTGGCTTGCATTCCCGCACAACAAGACGAACTGGTATGGTGAACGCGGCATCAACATCCGCAAGTTCTATGTAGAACTTATCCGTAACATCACGGAATTCCAGCCGGTGAACCTGTTACTCCCAGCCAAGAACTTTTTGACCGACGAAGAAAAGGCATCTCTCGCCAATCGTCCGTTCCCGGTGAACTTCATCGTCATCAAGACGAACGACATCTGGATTCGCGACTACGGTCCGTTCTTTATGAAGAAAGGCGACAAGAAGGTCGTCTCGGAAACGCAATTTAACGCTTGGGGCGCCAAGTTCCCACCATGGGGACTCGACAACGCCATCCCGCAAAAGATTGCCGAAAAGCAAAAACTCCCGCTCAACGAAAGCGTTCCGTTCATCTTTGAAGGCGGCGCTATCGAAGTCAATGGCGACGGTCTCGGCATCACGACCGAAGATTGCCTCGTCGGTAAGAACCGCAATGACGAGAAGGATTTGAAGAAAGTCGTGAAGGCCCTCTGCAAGGCTTTCGGCCTCAAGGAATTGCTCGTACTCCCGCACGGATTGCACGGCGACCACACGGACGGCCACATCGATAACGTGGCACGCTTTGTCGAAAAAGACAGAGTCGTCATGTGCATGACGGACAACAAGCGTTCCCCCAACTACGCGATTTTAACCGAAGCCAAGCAGTTCATCGAAAGCTGGCTCAAGGAACATTACGAAACCGCCAAGGTCGATACGCTCCCGCTTCCGCCGCAGCGCGTGCTCGATGACGGACAAATTCTCCCGGCATCGTACATGAACTACATCTATGTGAATGGAGGACTCATCTTCCCGAAATACAAGTGTGCAAACGATGCGAAGGCCAAGAAGTATTTCGAGAGCGTGTACCCAGATCGCAAGGTGATTGGCATTGATTGCCGCACTGTGATTGAAGAAGGCGGCAGCCTCCACTGCATGAGCAAGCACGAAAGCGAGTAA
- a CDS encoding carbon-nitrogen hydrolase produces MNKIKVYTLQGKWTGDFDSNNKWYKDEALKLKGKDIDLLVLPELFHTPYFPFEENADFFDLAIEKDHPIVAEWQAIAKELNAVVVFPFFEKRARGIYHNSAFVFERDGSIAGLYRKSHIPDDPAFYEKYYFIPGDTGFEPIKTSAGTLGVLICWDQWFPEAARIMSLKGADVLIYPTAIGWMDSEPKEIYPRQQDSWMTVMRGHAIANRTFVIAANRSGVEGHLTFWGTSFVAAPDGYILQKCDPEFLGASYVELDLAETEENRRWWPHFRDRRVDLYKDILKIWAD; encoded by the coding sequence ATGAACAAGATTAAAGTATATACGTTGCAAGGCAAGTGGACCGGGGATTTCGACTCCAACAACAAGTGGTACAAGGACGAAGCTCTCAAGCTCAAGGGCAAGGACATCGATTTGCTCGTCCTCCCCGAACTTTTCCACACTCCGTACTTCCCGTTCGAAGAAAACGCAGACTTTTTCGACTTGGCGATTGAAAAGGACCACCCGATTGTTGCCGAATGGCAGGCAATCGCAAAGGAACTGAACGCCGTTGTCGTGTTCCCATTCTTTGAAAAGCGTGCCCGTGGCATTTACCACAACTCCGCATTCGTGTTTGAACGCGACGGAAGCATCGCAGGGCTTTACCGCAAGAGCCACATCCCCGATGACCCCGCCTTCTACGAAAAGTATTACTTTATTCCGGGCGACACCGGTTTTGAACCCATCAAGACTAGCGCCGGTACGCTTGGTGTGCTCATTTGCTGGGACCAGTGGTTCCCCGAAGCCGCCCGTATCATGAGTCTCAAGGGTGCCGACGTGCTCATCTACCCGACCGCAATTGGCTGGATGGATAGCGAGCCCAAGGAAATTTACCCGCGCCAGCAAGATAGCTGGATGACGGTCATGCGCGGACACGCCATTGCAAACCGCACATTCGTGATTGCAGCAAACCGCTCAGGCGTCGAAGGTCACCTCACGTTCTGGGGCACAAGCTTTGTTGCCGCACCGGACGGATACATCTTGCAAAAGTGCGATCCTGAATTCTTGGGTGCAAGCTATGTCGAGCTCGACCTTGCCGAAACCGAAGAAAATCGCCGCTGGTGGCCGCATTTCCGCGACAGACGCGTGGACTTGTACAAAGACATCCTCAAGATTTGGGCTGATTAA
- a CDS encoding peptidylprolyl isomerase has product MSLKLISRGAAAVLLTAGIASAQLMNSKSMDVIRVEKTGISAGKIDSLATMLGQQQAPGQKLTDEMMTQLRYAVVDNLVGQELIKLEAKKMGIKVSAGKVDSLTALFKKQFPSEEAFQKELKKSNTTMAQFKSKIEDQLKSEQILEKKVPYPTAPTEKDLEAFWQLNKSKVVLNDTISGARIFISTKGKSAQEISDAKDMLKGLAAQVRSKKATFAQLAAVYSDDKEAKKTGGIMNKFVAKSKGAAFAKAVDKIKVGEISEVITEKDGVSIFMLTEKNDGKFESYKHQIDYILRVQAEQERQAKLKAYLDDLGKTYKVQYLDKKYEPPQAIGAAK; this is encoded by the coding sequence ATGTCTCTTAAACTCATTTCTCGTGGTGCTGCTGCCGTGCTCCTTACCGCCGGTATTGCTTCTGCTCAGTTGATGAATTCTAAAAGCATGGATGTCATCCGTGTCGAAAAGACCGGTATTTCTGCAGGCAAGATTGATAGCCTTGCAACGATGCTTGGCCAACAGCAGGCTCCGGGCCAGAAGTTGACTGATGAAATGATGACTCAACTTCGCTATGCCGTTGTCGATAACCTCGTGGGTCAGGAACTCATCAAGCTCGAAGCTAAGAAAATGGGTATCAAGGTGTCTGCGGGTAAGGTTGATAGCTTGACCGCACTCTTCAAGAAGCAGTTCCCGAGCGAAGAAGCTTTCCAGAAGGAACTCAAGAAGTCTAACACGACGATGGCTCAGTTCAAGTCCAAGATCGAAGACCAGCTCAAGAGCGAACAGATTCTCGAAAAGAAGGTCCCGTATCCGACTGCTCCGACCGAAAAGGATCTCGAAGCTTTCTGGCAGCTCAACAAGAGCAAGGTCGTCCTCAACGATACGATTAGCGGTGCTCGCATCTTTATCTCTACCAAGGGTAAGAGCGCTCAGGAAATCAGCGATGCCAAGGACATGTTGAAGGGTCTTGCAGCTCAGGTTCGCTCCAAGAAGGCAACGTTTGCTCAGCTCGCTGCAGTCTATAGCGATGACAAGGAAGCCAAGAAGACTGGTGGTATCATGAACAAGTTTGTCGCAAAGTCCAAGGGCGCTGCTTTTGCCAAGGCTGTCGATAAGATCAAGGTTGGCGAAATTTCTGAAGTTATCACGGAAAAAGATGGCGTTTCTATCTTCATGCTTACCGAAAAGAACGACGGCAAGTTTGAAAGCTACAAGCACCAGATCGACTACATCCTCCGTGTGCAGGCCGAACAGGAACGCCAGGCTAAGCTCAAGGCTTACCTCGATGACCTCGGCAAGACTTACAAGGTCCAGTACCTCGACAAGAAGTACGAACCGCCTCAGGCAATCGGCGCTGCTAAGTAA
- the prfB gene encoding peptide chain release factor 2 (programmed frameshift) gives MAFNTTHTGLIELRSRIDKLWGYLDLEAKTEELYVLEKDSGDPNLWNDQEKAQAMMKKIGNLKGLIDSWKEVSQTCDDLAELYEMSKDEESADLTATLESDIADLKSRVEAMEFKKMLNGPDDACACLMSIHPGAGGTESQDWALMLFRMYTHFFEREKMDFKVVDFQEAEDAGLKSATIEVTCENAYGLLRSEIGVHRLVRISPFDANARRHTSFTAVYLYPEHEDVEFDLDMSEVRVDTYRSSGAGGQYINKTDSAVRMTHLPTGIMASCQTERSQIQNRETCYKMLKTMVAEHYRLEEEAKRDARMAEKKKVEWGSQIRSYVLQPYQLVKDLRTGVETSDTAGVLDGKIKPFIDAYLLSTSEANKG, from the exons ATGGCATTCAACACTACTCACACTGGGCTTATCGAGTTGCGCAGCCGCATCGATAAACTCTGGGGGTATCTT GACTTAGAAGCAAAGACCGAAGAACTCTACGTCCTTGAAAAAGATTCCGGCGACCCGAACCTGTGGAACGATCAGGAAAAGGCGCAGGCAATGATGAAAAAGATTGGGAACCTCAAGGGACTCATTGATTCCTGGAAAGAAGTTTCCCAGACGTGTGATGACCTTGCCGAGCTTTATGAAATGAGCAAGGACGAGGAATCTGCCGACCTCACGGCAACGCTCGAATCCGACATTGCGGACCTCAAGTCTAGAGTCGAAGCGATGGAATTCAAGAAAATGCTGAACGGCCCGGACGATGCCTGTGCATGCCTTATGTCTATTCATCCGGGTGCAGGTGGTACGGAGTCCCAGGACTGGGCATTGATGCTTTTCCGCATGTACACGCACTTCTTTGAACGCGAGAAGATGGACTTCAAGGTCGTGGATTTCCAGGAAGCGGAAGATGCGGGCCTCAAGAGTGCAACGATTGAAGTCACTTGCGAAAACGCTTACGGCTTGCTCCGTTCTGAAATTGGTGTCCATCGCCTGGTGCGCATTAGCCCGTTTGATGCCAACGCTCGCCGCCATACGAGCTTTACTGCCGTTTATCTGTACCCTGAACACGAAGATGTGGAATTCGATCTCGACATGTCCGAAGTCCGTGTGGACACGTACCGCAGTAGTGGTGCCGGTGGTCAGTACATCAACAAGACGGATTCCGCAGTGCGTATGACCCACTTGCCGACAGGCATCATGGCGAGCTGCCAGACAGAACGTTCGCAGATCCAGAACCGTGAAACCTGCTACAAGATGCTCAAGACCATGGTCGCAGAACACTACCGCTTGGAAGAAGAAGCCAAACGCGATGCTCGCATGGCCGAGAAGAAAAAGGTCGAATGGGGTAGCCAGATCCGCAGCTACGTGTTGCAACCGTACCAGCTCGTGAAGGACCTCCGCACAGGCGTTGAAACGTCTGACACCGCGGGCGTGCTCGACGGAAAAATCAAGCCGTTCATCGACGCTTATCTGCTAAGTACAAGCGAAGCGAATAAGGGATAG
- a CDS encoding diphosphate--fructose-6-phosphate 1-phosphotransferase produces MSENLSVLTKARQAYQPKLPVSLKNGALSVKINKGAATESVSDQAKIKELFPNTYGLPVVQFEAAEAKAGKALRMGVVLSGGQAPGGHNVIAGIYDGIKSVSKDSVLFGFLGGPSGLENGKYIEIDDAKMDAYRNAGGFDMIQSGRTKLETEEQFNKCIAVANKLDLDAIVIIGGDDSNTNAAVLGEYFQSKGVKTCVCGCPKTIDGDLKNEFIETSFGFDTAVKTYSELIGNIMRDANSAQKYWHFIKLMGRSASHIALEAALQTHPNICLISEEVKAKQMKLKDVIKQVADVVYARAAQGKNFGVALIPEGLLEFIPDVGVLISELSEALAHHEAEVEGLDTAAKVEKLCAWVSAESAEVLKSLPAGIQAQLMLERDSHGNVQVSLIETEKLIIEMVKKELKNRGDFKGKFSALNHFFGYEGRCAAPSNFDADYCYSLGFAASVLALNGMNGYMSSVRNVTKGIENWVAGGLPITMMMNIERRHGADKPVIRKALVELEGPMSAPFKYFAARRDEWAKTESYTYPGPIQYWGPSEVCDITNFTIKLERGAMK; encoded by the coding sequence ATGTCCGAAAATCTCTCTGTACTGACCAAGGCCCGTCAGGCCTATCAGCCGAAGCTCCCGGTCTCCCTCAAGAACGGTGCCCTGAGCGTGAAGATTAACAAGGGTGCAGCTACGGAATCCGTTAGCGACCAGGCCAAGATCAAGGAACTCTTCCCGAACACCTACGGTCTTCCGGTTGTTCAGTTCGAAGCTGCCGAAGCCAAGGCTGGCAAGGCACTCCGCATGGGCGTGGTCCTCTCTGGTGGCCAGGCTCCGGGTGGACATAACGTTATCGCCGGTATCTACGACGGCATCAAGTCCGTTTCCAAGGATTCCGTCCTTTTCGGTTTCCTCGGCGGTCCGAGCGGTCTCGAAAACGGCAAGTACATTGAAATTGACGACGCCAAGATGGACGCCTACCGCAACGCCGGTGGCTTCGACATGATCCAGTCTGGCCGTACCAAGCTCGAAACTGAAGAACAGTTCAACAAGTGCATCGCTGTTGCTAACAAGCTCGACCTCGACGCTATCGTTATCATCGGTGGTGATGACTCCAACACGAACGCTGCTGTTCTCGGTGAATACTTCCAGTCCAAGGGCGTTAAGACTTGCGTTTGCGGTTGCCCGAAGACCATCGACGGTGACTTGAAGAACGAATTCATCGAAACCTCTTTCGGTTTCGACACCGCTGTGAAGACCTACTCTGAACTCATCGGCAACATCATGCGCGATGCTAACTCCGCTCAGAAGTACTGGCACTTCATCAAGCTCATGGGCCGCTCTGCTTCCCATATCGCTCTCGAAGCCGCTCTCCAGACTCACCCGAACATCTGCCTTATCTCTGAAGAAGTCAAAGCAAAGCAGATGAAGCTCAAGGACGTGATCAAGCAGGTTGCTGACGTTGTCTATGCTCGTGCAGCTCAGGGCAAGAACTTCGGTGTCGCCCTCATTCCGGAAGGCCTCCTCGAATTCATCCCGGACGTTGGCGTCCTTATCTCTGAACTTTCTGAAGCTCTCGCCCACCACGAAGCCGAAGTCGAAGGTCTCGACACGGCTGCTAAGGTCGAAAAGCTCTGCGCATGGGTCAGCGCAGAATCCGCTGAAGTCCTCAAGAGCCTCCCGGCTGGCATCCAGGCCCAGCTCATGCTCGAACGCGACAGCCATGGCAACGTTCAGGTTTCCCTCATCGAAACTGAAAAGCTCATCATCGAAATGGTCAAGAAGGAACTCAAGAACCGTGGTGACTTCAAGGGCAAGTTCTCTGCTCTCAACCACTTCTTCGGTTACGAAGGCCGTTGCGCAGCTCCGTCCAACTTCGACGCTGACTACTGCTACAGCCTCGGCTTTGCAGCCTCTGTTCTCGCCCTCAATGGCATGAACGGCTACATGAGCTCTGTCCGCAACGTCACTAAGGGTATCGAAAACTGGGTCGCTGGCGGCCTTCCGATCACCATGATGATGAACATCGAACGCCGTCACGGTGCCGACAAGCCGGTTATCCGCAAGGCACTCGTTGAACTCGAAGGCCCGATGAGCGCTCCGTTCAAGTACTTCGCCGCTCGCCGCGACGAATGGGCTAAGACTGAATCCTACACCTATCCGGGTCCGATCCAGTACTGGGGTCCGAGCGAAGTTTGCGACATCACGAACTTCACGATTAAGCTCGAACGCGGTGCAATGAAGTAA